The window CGTTGCCCTTCTCCACCAGCGGGCCCCACGGCTCGCCGCTGTGCAGACCGGCCCGCTTGATCTCAACCCGGAAGCGCCGTCCCGGTGACGTCGGTTTCGTTCTGACGATGGCCATGTCCGCTTACCCTTCCATACCGGCGTAATCGATGTCGTGACCCGGCTTGAGGCGAACGATCGCCTTGCGCCAGCCCTTGCGGCGCCCCTGGATCGCACCGAAACGCTTGTTCTTGCCTTTCACGTTCAGCACCTGGACGCGCTCCACCTCGACGCTGAAGATCTGCTCCACCGCCTTGCGGATTTCGCGCTTGTCCGCGTCGCGCGCGACCCGGAAAACGTGCTGGCGCCGCTCGTCGGCACCGTACGTCGCCTTCTCGGAAACGTGCGGCGCCTCGATGACCTGATAGAGGCGTTCGCGATTCATGCCAGCCACTCCTCGAGCTGCTTGAGCGCTTCCACGGTGATCACGACGCGCTCGTGGCGCAGCAGGCTCACCGGATTCACGCCGTTGACG of the Halofilum ochraceum genome contains:
- the rplW gene encoding 50S ribosomal protein L23, with the protein product MNRERLYQVIEAPHVSEKATYGADERRQHVFRVARDADKREIRKAVEQIFSVEVERVQVLNVKGKNKRFGAIQGRRKGWRKAIVRLKPGHDIDYAGMEG